Part of the Salminus brasiliensis chromosome 2, fSalBra1.hap2, whole genome shotgun sequence genome, gctggacactgtATAACCCCTGTTTAAATGAATTTACCTGAGCAGATGACTGCAGCATCTGTAGAGTGATTACAGTTATGTTTATCCCATCCTGCTGAtctacagttcttcagtgtagactctgatccactacagtccacatcatccatccagattggtcctgatcctgatccaaagtgagcttcactcagtgcatctacagcctctccacagcccagctctctacacaccactgcagcattACTCATATCCCACTtatcatcacacactgttccccactgtcctctatgaagaacctccactctcccagcacagcgactgccaccatccaccaacctcacactgtctgtaagagggagggagatgCATATACAGAGGATTGCAAAAATCTGGACACCTGTTGTCAACATTTCTGTTACTGAGAATAGCTAAGaaagtaaaagatgacctgatttcatAAATACATTAcgttaaagatgaaacatttaTTCAATAGGTTACTTGTTAAGATGTTCCTTAGAAAACCTCTGATGCTGAAATCTAAaaggatgcaggaaaggttttgTTTTTCTAAGAAGATCATGTTTTTGCAGGAGTCGCCTCATAGTAgaacagtgcagtaacactTCAGTGCCTATTAAATGTTCCCAAAGGTCTTTTGCAGTAAAACAGGGGgtttgattagatttttttccAGCATTTCTGTGAGTAGCTCTCTCTCAGACCTTAACTTAACCTGCACCAGTCTTGTTAAGTACCATGTCTCAGGTGAAATATGCAATTTGTTATTTGCCAAAGGTTGTTGTATGACCTCTTGGTGGCATGATGCGACATGTACAGGGGTCACTCTTGGCACAAATGAATGAAGCTATTTTCTGCTGCAGCTCAACCTGAACTCAAAATTATCCATGAATGATCACTACAGCAGCCAGCAGTTATTCCTGCCACTGTCAAACCCTGCTACAACCTAGAAATCAACCACAGTTCCACCCCCATAACAGCTAAGACCATCATCATGTGTCATGCAAATTTCATCTTACAGACTGCTTATCAGACGTACCAAATCAGAGTAGAAGAAGCTAGAAGCTAACTTTGCTTTTCAGATCTGTTTTGAGCACACTGACAGGGACATGTTTATGGAGGCTGTGACTGCTGGAGATTCCATGAACCTTGAACAGTATACAGCATCAGtgactggctacatcagcaagtgcaTTGACAAAGCTTCTGTTTTCAGGtccatcatcacacactccaaACAAGCAACCATGGATGACTGCAACATGTGTGCAGAGTTAAGAACCCATGATTAGGTCTTTAAACTAGGGGACAAGGCAGACCTGCAAACAGCAAGCTTCCCTGGGCCATCACAGAGGCAGCACCCTTAAATGCAGAAAATCTATGGCTACTTCCAAGACACTGTTGACACATTGcacataaacatatataagaCATTTAAGATAAATCCACCTGTTTCTAGATGTATCTTATATATCTTTCTTCCAAATGAATTTCAACGCTCGGTTTGAATCACAGAACAGCCAACAGACCAGACAACATAACCAATTTGGAATTAGGAGCAAGAGGAACCATAAAATTGTTCACAGATTATCTCCCTCGTACTACTTTCAGCACATAGTGACAGTTTTAGCAAATTTGAGGAAAATATCTCTTTTTTTACAGGTTaactactgctgctttaaggtcTGAAAACTTGGTGAAAGTTAACTGAGAGCTCAGATCTCTTGGGGTGCTCAAACGTTTCCATAGtgcttattttcttttttcactctaaacttaagcaaaagaaaaataatacattaatctTGCTTTAACACTTTCACAAGTTTGGTCTCACCTGTGGCACTTGCCAGTGCTGGTTTCTGGTTAGTGTGGTCCCACTCATGCCAAAATGTTTCCagtgtttcatctttaactttattcCATCTGtaactttatttaatattttactcACTTAACGTTTCACTATAACAGAAAAACTGACCAGGGTTTTTGACCAGCGTTTGCCTACTGAATACATTTCAAACAGTCATCTGGAAGAACTACAAAACACATTTCTTACCAGCACACACCAGTCCCACATCATTAtcatgggagcagttgtgtttgagtgaagatgatgttggacagaagtgaatctgggattcgttgcctctacactgaagctcctctgaccacacctgaccctcccctctgccaaaagcagctgctcccagcacctccacaggaagcccacagcccagctcttgacacacaacctctgcatcctgctggtcaaagccagcatcacacactgtgtcCCAGGTCTCTCCATTAAGAACctctactctcccagagcagTGAGAACCACCAACCAGTTTGACTCCTGTAATATAAGAGAATGAGCAAAGAGAGAAAATAAGCAATAGAAAGTCAGGGCAATACTTCTGTATAAAAAGTTCTCATTCAGATTTTTCTAAATTAAAATCTACTACACATTGTGCTTCTTGCCTGAACAGATGACTCCAGAATTTTGAGTCTGACTGCAGTCATGTTTACCCCACAGTCTTGGCctacagttcttcagtgtagactctgatccactacagtccacatcatccatccaaattggtcctgatcctgatccaaagtgagcttcactcagtgcatctacagcctctccacagcccagctctctacacaccactgcagcatcaCTCATATCCCAGTTATcaccacacactgttccccactgtcctctatgaagaacctccactctcccagcacagcgactgccaCCATCCACTACCCTCACACTGTCTGTTcgatggagagaaagaaaaggaagagaaaaaaatgaatggacTTCTGGATATCTGTTTTCTCAAATTTACTTGCACATAATTTCCCTGTTTGTGTATTGTGTTCAGTTGTTAATGCAAGATCATTCAAACTCCTCAGCTTAGTGTTTTTCAAAGaaacaatacaatacagttTTAAAGTACTTAAGTCCTTGAGTACTTTGATTGCAAAATtatacaaaattacaaaaaaatacactTGAGCATACACTTGTTAAAAAGATATTCCACTGGGTCCCACAACTCTCAAACAACTACCAATCTTGACATAATACTCAATGcttatttaatgcatttttaaggcccctgtcagtcacagggcCCCCACCCTCATGTGTATCCGTTTGTAAATTTTCGTTAAGATTTGATcttgaatgaaatgtaaaaaaaaaaaacttgaaatgATGAGAGATGATTTGAGAGTTGAGAGTTTTGTTAGACAATAAATATATGATATGAATGGAGCCCATAGGAGGAATGAAATTGTATTTATGTAATTGCATTATGATTATTAGCATGATACTTTTTAAGATAAGTTTTGTTATGCTGAAGCCGTatgctaaaataataaaagtttttCCCAACCATTCTTCTCTTTGTATCTTCCCCATACTCTTCCCCATAATGAGAGTGAAAACtgaattttttaattatttgctaatttattaaaaaggaaaaatttaaatttcacatttacattaaaatttAGCTCTGGAAGCCTCCCATTTCTCTTGATCATCTTTGAGATGTTGCAGAAGAGAAGATACACACCTGTCTATTTAAGATAAGGTTTCGTAGCCGACAATGCATATTAGAGCAAATCCCAAGCCATGGTGAGGAAATAACTGCCTGTAAAGCTCAGAGACAGGGTTGTGAggaggcacagatctggagaaggctacaAAAAGTTTGCCTGCAATGAAGGTTCCCAAGAGAATAGTGGCCTCCACAATTCTTAAATCAAGAAATTTGGAACAACCACACCAAAGTAGTCTGGTGACCTTGGTTGGAGAGGTCACCAAGAACCTGAGCCACAAAGATGTATGCAGATGGAAGAAACTTCCAAAAGGTCAACCATAACTGTAGCATATATGGCCAGACAGAAGCCTCTTATCAgtaaaagaagtaaaaaaaaaacaaaaaacaaaaaaaacggaAGGACTCTCAGACTGTAAGAAAATAGattctctggactgatgaaATCAAGACCTTTTTGATGTCTGGAGCAAACTGGGCACTGCCCATCACCTCCCCAATGCCTTCCAACActaaagcatggtggtggcagcatcatgatgtaggggtgttttttttagctgggtCGATGGTTTACCTTCCAaaaagacaatgaccctaagcacaGAGCTAAGACAACACAGGAGCAACTCTGCAAATGTGTTAGAGTGGCCCAGTCAGAGCCCTGAACCCAATGAAACCTCTCTGGGGAGACCTGATAATGGCTGTCCACCGATGGCCCCCATCCAACCTAACAGAGATTGAGAGGATTTGCAAAGAAGAATAGTGGAACATTCCTAAATCcaggtgtgcaaaccttgtgaTATCATACACAAGAAGACTGAGGCTGTAATTGAGTAAGTGTAAGTGACTCAATACTTAAGTCAATGCAATATTTTTTGATTTTCCTTTTCAACAATTTCCacttttcactttgtcattgtgggATATTGTGGTCTGTGCAACAGATAAGCAGATTACATCCCATTACATCCTTTCCCAGCTTTTTGGCTTTTGAGATTCAAATGTATGGTGTATAGTACCTGATCTCTCATATCATCTCAGAGTTGAATAGGGATAGACAGATTGAGTtgaatagatatagatagatagatagagagttgcagagggatagatagacaaacagatagttgcagagggatagatagacagatagagagttgcagagggataaatatacagacagatagttgcagagggatagatagacagacaggcagactaaaaatgaaaatgaaactgGCTGCAGGGGCAGAGATGGCAGTAACACAGCCAGGTGTGGATGAAGGGGAGTAAAATGAGGAGATCTggacgcagcagcagcaggttggGACAAGGAACTCTGAAGGTAGCAGTAATTACCTATTCAAGCAACTCATTACCTCAGTTATAGTGCTATCCAACTCTTCGAGCAAGCAGTGGTGCTTTAGAGTTTTGGAGTTTAGACATGTGAGTTTAAACATGTGATTACATGGTGTAACAGAGTACTTGTTTCATAAACACCTTCAATAAGATCTTGTAGAATCCTAATAAATTAAACACTTACCAGCACACACCAGTCCCACATCATTAtcatgggagcagttgtgtttgagtgaagatgatgttggacagaagtgaatctgagactcgttgcctctacactgaagctcctctgaccacacctgaccctcccctctgccaaaagcagctgctcccagcacctccacaggaagcccacagcccagctctcgacacacaacctctgcatcctgctggtcaaagccagcgtcacacactgtgacccaggtctctccatgaagaacctctactctcccagagcagTGAGAACCACCAACCAGCCTGACTTCTAAAATGAGGAAAAGAGAAATCATTATAATACTCTTACAATATATCCTCTATTATAACACTGATATCACTCACTGTTATCACATTTCATCACTGAcactgaaaaacacaaaactatGGTGAGGCTGATTTTTTAACAGGACAGTTGTGTTGGCCATTTATTGAACAGCCTGCAATACCTGGTGAAAACCTGGTGACTTATGGTGAAAAGGGTTTGTGCTGTTGAGAACTTATGAATGACTTGATATTACCAATGATATTTTTGTTATATCAAAAAAActgaatttacatgatttatcacTCACTCCAGATGTAGGTGATCAGCCAAAGACAGGATTCCTACCTGAtttttagtttacaacaggagacACTAGGCTAGCTCTGCTTCAAAACACTGAACTTTAAGCCACCTAATCTCTGTAGATACATATAACTatattttgtcatttatttgCTCTGTTATGTCCCTTTCCTGCTCCGTCAGTTTTGTTTTCATGAGCTCTTTAGCACATAGCTCTATTTTGTTAATCAAGAcaaatgagttttttttaacgTGTGTTTACAGAgtgacagtgtttgttagcaatctTTTTCTAGCATGTCTCTTTCTCATATTTCAGATTAGAATGATAATTCCCATGTAAGTCTGTTGCATTGTTCTGGCAAAGAACCAAAAATGTCTTGGCTGCATTTGAGGTTTACAATACATTATGAATATTGTGATGGTTTATTTTGCCAAACTAtgcctttaaaaggttcagAGTTTTTACCATCTGTGGTGATAAGCAAACTTACTAATCTTAGGGAATTATTAAGGTCTTTCCTTAATTTGTCTCTGTTAAAAACCATATCTCCCGATATGGATATCTCCATCTCCAGATTTTTTTGAATATATGGACCATGGAATGCTTTCTGTTAAATAAAACCTTAAAagttttcttctgtaaagttaccattttggagatacaaggtctgCATGTGACAACAAGGTCGATTTATAATTACACTTCTATTTTTAAATTCATTCATCTGCCATAATTGAACAAAAACAAGCAGTTTTACCATTTGTAGCAAATTACTTTTTTAGACCAGCTCACAGACAGCTTTAGCCGCATAATTTAGTACCATTTAATATAGTACTGTTTTACCTCTTCATTAATAGTTTAAGCATATTCTACATATTAGCATATCCATGGCACATACTGCAAGACCCTATCACAGGCCCTatcaaaaccccaaaacaccctctataaaaaatatatattctggTCTGCCAGAGGGTTAGGAAAGAGAAAACATTCAAAATTTAATCATGAATACAAAATTAATACTGATACTCCATGTAAAGCTGTAATCTTAGtacaaaataaagaatgaatcTAAAGgttaatttacaaaaaacagtGATTATATTACAATCTGAATTTATTTGTACTTTACCTGAACAGATCATTCCAACATCTCTTGTATGATCACAGGTAGGACCAAATACTTTTCGTACTCCACATTTGTTCACTGTTGACTCTAATCCATTACACACCCTCCCATATCTCCAGACTACTCCTGATCCTTGTCCAAAGTGATCAGCATTCACTAGATCTACAGCCtttccacagcccagctctctacacaccactgtAGCAGCTTTTATATCCCAGTAATaatcacacactgttccccactgtcctctataaagaacctccactctcccagcacagcgactgccaCCATTCACCAATTTTACAATGTCTGcacatgagagagaaagaaaaaatgaatgcCCAACAGCAGAGTACTGAATTCAGTCTCACATAATTAAAGCAGAAAACTTAATTtaacattaattacattattctgatcagttattctgttcaaatacatttgaaaCAATGGCTGTAATTAATGCTCTGATTGTATTTAATGTTGTTCCTTTTCATTTGAGACAGTAAGAACTTACCAGCTGTGGAGAGTGTGATCATGGAGGACAGAAGAATGAGGAGCACACAGCTGTCCATCTCCCTCTGACCTGCACACACTCCGTtcaactcagcagcagaacaagcttcacctccactcccccagagagactgaagacactgagagagagagagagagagagagagagagagagagagagagagagagagaccccacaGCCGCCAATCACACTCACTATGAGTGTGGTGAGGTGAGGAAACCATCAAACATTTTCAGTGACAAATCAGAGGaggcatttttttctttctccatatTTATCAAAAGAGCGTCAGCGCTGATCAACACAACCCCACCTCCCTctctagaggagtgtgtgtgtgaggagagacGCTGGCAGCAGTGTGGTAGGAAACCCTCCAACATACAGGAGACTGActtcagagagaggaaacactccagctttaatgctgcacctgcagagagctgatccATACACTGATAAAGcccctcccaacacacacacacacacacacacttagctcTTAGTTAGGATTCacagttaaattaaatataaagtattaccttttttattactgtttctttaaaatgcatatacaataaaatatggCCTCAGTCAGTGATATGTGAGGTCCAAGCTGAATCTGACAAGTAGGCCTAGCAGTGCCTCACTtttgtaaatgtacagtaaatgttGTAGGAGCTTCCTGGGGTACATGCCCATAAAGTTATAACAGTCTGTGAAAGAATTTAAAGTTAGAGCATAAATGGTGCCCCTAGTGGCCGTTTTAAGTCTTTTCACGTTCAACTGATACAGTCCATACCTGaacacacatattaaatatcatGGTGATTAAACAAGTCTATACATATGAAATGACTGCTGAAAGCTGACTGGTCAGAGGTGaccatatttattaaatatcaagTCATCATCACAGTTTTATCTTGATAGGCTAACTGGTTGCTGAGAAACAGATATGTGAAGATTATAGCACCACCTAGTGTTGCAGTGGCACAATTCTGAATATTACTCAAGGCCCCCAAGAAAGCACACCTTTAAAGTTTCCTAACAATCTGTCAAATATTTCAGTAACAGCTTTGTATGCATGATCTATATGATCCAAGCTCCACTCCTACTTTTAATTGTCACCTGCTATGAATGAGAGTATTGCAAATTTGAAAAGACAGGATCAAATTCAAGGCACCAGTTGGAAAAGGTGAAGTAATTCCTTAGaccaaaatgtttaattaaaacaGAGGGCAAGATGTTTCCCAGTTGGTCATTGGGCAAAGAGATAGTGTCAACAACAGCACTGTAGTGGATTGGAATATGTTTagttttgttcattaaattatgaattactGATTGCCATCAAATGTCTGAGTAAAGACATAATAGAGTGACATGATGACCTTCCttcattaattatttttattattgttacaaAATAAATTGATGTTTTCACGACTTGGAAATGAAAATATCCTCCAAAATCAACGTCCATAATAACAATAGTCATAACAAAAGTAACAATAGCTGTAATTAGCAACATTAAATTAACCCTGAAATGGAGGAAAAGGAGAGGAATCAAAGGAACCAACAAAGTATCCAAGGGAACAACCAATGATCAGGCAGCATGGACCAAAGCTTTattgaaacaaagaaaaaggacAAGGGAAAAGGACCACAATAATGGATCAGAATAATGTTTCATAGGTGGCTTAACCTCTTTTGGGCCAGACTGCTCTCACCTCAGTCTCAGCTGAATAAGATTCATAAAAGACAAGTGTAAGATCTCCTTTTTTATAAAGCTCTATTCTACATCACAGAGATATATCAGCAGTCTATCAGAGCAGGGAGAAATCTCACGCTTTTCTCAGCTGCGTCCAAAACTGCTCACAGTTAAGCACTGATGTTGAGCTCCACTTTTCCTTCTCCACTTCTCCTAAGGAGGGGGTTAGAAACTATACTGAGATCTGCTTTATTTCTCCTCAGACAAAGATAAGAAAAGACATTTTTCCTTTGGGTCTctaaagttacacagtgcagttagtgTTCTGAGCCTGAAGTAGCAACAATATAGATGCTATTCTTCCTATGATAAGTCAGTGGCGCATCAGCATGACTTAGAAGCTGTTATTCTTTTGTTGACTGTACTTCTGGGAATGTAACCAGCTCAGCACATAATCTCAGCATACATCGTTTTCCCACTAAATTCAGAACAAGGTTATTTGACCTTGCTGCACCCAAAAGGCTTAAGGTATTTGCCAGCTTCTGGCTGTAACTTAACGtcccaccttaaatggtgcggaaatttatgtacatatatatatatatatatatatatatatatatatatatatataacatctgTCACCTCAAACTGTGGTGGGATGATGTCTATCTAGATGCCACACCTAAGCAGACTTTCCACAACTCGTGCAACATGAATAGTCTTCACTGAGCCCCAAGAAAGGCAGAACACTTGTCATTCCTCCATTTGGCCGCAGTAAGTCTACTGCAGTGTAGGATTACTAGTAAATTTAGACAAAGGAATCCCCTCATATCTTCATCTTAATGGATGGATATAATCTGAAactctacagagaacacagagaaaacAGAGTGCAGACAAAAAGAAGTGAAACACATCATCTTTAACTGGTGTCAAAATTCACACTTTATTATCAGACTTGCTATATATTGTTGAAAGTACTGCGATCTATAACATTTCATATAAGCCAGTTAATACATAATTCAACCCCATCATAGGCAAACACACTATAGCAAATAGTTTGaacttttattgtatttatttctgattaataaacagcatttgagTGATTGTCTTCAGGAAAGAAATAAGTGTAACTCTTACTGGTGATTTATTGTCAGTAGGAAATTGGTGGAAAGGAAATTGATACATTTATTGTTAGTTTTGATTTAAATATCTTTGGCTGAAATGCAGATTATGTTAAATGTACACTTGCAGTGATTTGCCTTTTTTCAACTATACAAACCATGAAATCAATGAAATCATTAAACCATAAAATCTAAGCTAATGTATGAAGTTTAAGCATTTTCTACCttatatttattacatgttcgaaataatgaaaaaaacatgtttacagtaaaagtcaaaagtatggttacaaaaaagtaaaaagtaaaaagtatttAATTTTTGGTTTAGTTTCAAATGGCACAAAAATTTCCTGAGCAGACAAACTGTTTGGACTCTGGCAATGGTCTATCTCTCCTTCTCAGGCACCTCCACCACCTCTACCACATCATCATAGTCTGGAAATAACAGAAAAGAAACAGATAAAAATCTTTATGTTTTAAACATGTAATTTAATGCTGGAAGCCTCAGTTTCTAAtcattgcattttcttt contains:
- the LOC140550222 gene encoding scavenger receptor cysteine-rich domain-containing group B protein-like: MDSCVLLILLSSMITLSTADSVRVVDGGSRCAGRVEVLHRGQWGTVCGDNWDMSDAAVVCRELGCGEAVDALSEAHFGSGSGPIWMDDVDCSGSESTLKNCRPRLWGKHDCSQTQNSGVICSGKKHNKYCPDFLLLIFSLCSFSYITGVKLVGGSHCSGRVEVLNGETWDTVCDAGFDQQDAEVVCQELGCGLPVEVLGAAAFGRGEGQVWSEELQCRGNESQIHFCPTSSSLKHNCSHDNDVGLVCAVSWK